One window of Pocillopora verrucosa isolate sample1 chromosome 9, ASM3666991v2, whole genome shotgun sequence genomic DNA carries:
- the LOC131788594 gene encoding uncharacterized protein isoform X2, with product MASNVEEEVKQYASAGREESSEEQGEPAAVYNVSTAIQKNALEAMDMLQLEKQRVKEENEIFKEFFSKIMECGGDEYRQIIERGGLNLLQHKVQEIINPVGKAEREYGRGTTINSNHTCELEDEVAFYMSQCCEQREELTQVKEKLKLFEEENEDLQAEVGRQLFLQGKERRLRNICQSPSKYASGKSKPGRATGAWYSSSCTDVKLSDGAGLMEESEKLVEPFHNGEESCRRECCSPQESELLNEVLGSASGVDSKQCDEVEEGKEIFDSTEVDEEDKVCDNSNINSVNSDSEGAAVTFHTENVNGSNFFGDVDLSEERYDSASSLSQSFDVPSIGLESREKSWSPSSTGEQSESEKLKGACAANGKRDKEVTHDFSFPDGAETQFYANHHLNDTVDGADNLPERAQDSLKQEDLTSVNRDSPQRQNVSGARFTAQKDTATDQSDSHVSNQSKKWEHLGTRPRDRPPKIDRCPEPSLLNSLEDLAPQQGAGPVAYGVANTFLARHSEDKHLHESLYYTNAEKMLTENSSLQGASHVDSVINVTDSNKAQLYFGECQVPFRPDPYSQTYASLFPQTSGAFIGGNNSSNHVTELVESPSNCLYEREQHADEDCALVKTVPREREEREKSGQERQEHEFQPERAPQRQRDEREPQVAFRGQECQEALGRPIMCQEERYIGMPTTLVVDALDSTHNNAQAFVQGVRDASRRISAGNPQFRRCSVQEHYDQDASPAICTTCHSGPCGVGVQSCHDECCICQMDTSSGLHILQCSHRVHVECIVWLIQHNILNCPSCFGAFFPSS from the exons ATGGCATCTAATGTTGAAGAGGAGGTAAAACAATATGCAAGTGCTGGTAGAGAGGAGTCCTCTGAAGAACAAGGAGAGCCAGCAGCAGTGTACAATGTTAGCACAGCTATTCAGAAAAATGCTTTGGAAGCTATGGACATGTTGCAATTGGAGAAACAAAGAGTTAAGGAGGagaatgaaatatttaaggAGTTTTTCAGTAAGATTATGGAATGTGGTGGAGATGAATATCGTCAAATAATAGAGAGAGGAG gtTTGAATTTACTTCAACATAAAGTGCAGGAGATCATAAATCCAGTTGGTAAAGCTGAAAGAGAGTATGGCCGAGGCACCACCATCAATAGCAACCATACCTGTGAATTGGAAGATGAAGTTGCATTCTACATGTCTCAGTGCTGTGAACAAAGAGAAGAATTAACACAAGTAAAAGAGAAGTTGAAGCTCTTTGAAGAGGAGAATGAAGATCTTCAAGCTGAAGTAGGAAGACAATTGTTTCTACAGGGCAAAGAAAGGCGCCTCAGAAATATTTGTCAGTCCCCCAGTAAATATGCAAGTGGAAAGAGTAAGCCTGGTAGAGCTACAGGTGCTTGGTATAGCTCTTCATGTACAGATGTTAAACTATCTGATGGTGCAGGTCTAATGGAGGAATCAG AGAAACTTGTTGAACCTTTTCACAATGGTGAGGAATCATGTAGACGGGAATGTTGTTCACCTCAAGAAAGTGAACTACTTAATGAAGTGTTGGGAAGTGCTTCTGGTGTCGATAGTAAACAATGTGATGAAGTGGAAGAAGGGAAAGAAATATTTGACAGCACTGAAGTTGATGAAGAGGACAAAGTGTGTGACAATTCCAACATAAACTCAGTTAACAGTGATAGTGAGGGAGCTGCTGTCACTTTTCATACAGAGAATGTGAATggatcaaatttttttggtgatGTGGATCTGTCAGAAGAGAGATATGATTCAGCCTCAAGCTTGTCTCAGTCATTTGATGTGCCAAGTATTGGATTGGAATCCCGAGAGAAGTCTTGGTCACCTTCATCTACAGGTGAACaatctgaaagtgaaaagcTGAAAGGAGCATGTGCTGCTAATGGCAAAAGGGACAAAGAAGTTACACATGATTTCTCTTTTCCTGATGGTGCAGAGACACAATTTTATGCTAATCATCACTTAAATGACACTGTAGATGGTGCAGATAATTTACCAGAGAGAGCCCAAGATAGTTTAAAGCAAGAAGACTTAACTAGTGTGAATCGAGATTCACCTCAGAGGCAAAATGTTTCAGGTGCAAGGTTCACTGCTCAAAAGGACACAGCAACAGATCAGTCTGACTCTCATGTGAGCAATCAGTCAAAGAAATGGGAGCATTTAGGGACCAGGCCAAGAGACAGACCTCCTAAAATAGACAGATGTCCAGAACCTTCTTTGCTAAACTCATTGGAAGACTTGGCCCCTCAACAAGGTGCTGGACCTGTGGCTTATGGAGTGGCCAACACATTCTTAGCGAGACACTCAGAAGACAAACATCTTCACGAAAGTTTATATTACACTAATGCAGAGAAGATGTTGACTGAGAATTCTTCATTACAAGGAGCTTCTCATGTAGATAGTGTGATAAACGTGACAGACTCAAATAAAGCTCAACTGTACTTTGGTGAATGTCAAGTTCCTTTCAGGCCAGATCCATATTCTCAAACATATGCATCATTGTTCCCTCAGACTAGTGGAGCATTTATTGGAGGAAATAATAGTTCAAACCATGTCACTGAGTTAGTGGAGTCTCCAAGCAACTGTCTGTATGAAAGGGAACAGCATGCTGATGAAGATTGTGCATTGGTGAAGACAGTGCCTAGGGAGagagaagaaagggaaaagTCTGGCCAAGAGAGACAAGAGCATGAATTCCAACCAGAAAGAGCACCACAGAGACAAAGGGATGAAAGGGAGCCACAGGTAGCCTTTAGGGGGCAAGAGTGTCAAGAGGCATTGGGAAGACCCATCATGTGTCAGGAG GAGAGGTATATTGGGATGCCAACCACCTTAGTTGTAGATGCATTAGACTCCACTCACAACAATGCTCAGGCCTTTGTACAGGGTGTTAGAGATGCAAGCAGGAGGATTTCAGCAGGGAACCCACAGTTCAGAAGATGTTCTGTTCAGGAACAT TATGATCAAGATGCTAGCCCTGCAATCTGTACAACTTGTCACAG TGGACCATGCGGGGTAGGAGTTCAGAGCTGCCATGATGAGTGCTGCATCTGTCAGATG GATACATCTAGCGGTTTACATATTTTGCAGTGCTCACACAGGGTTCATGTGGAGTGTATTGTTTGGCTGATACAGCACAACAT atTAAATTGCCCATCTTGCTTTGGTGCCTTTTTTCCATCAAGTTAA
- the LOC131788594 gene encoding uncharacterized protein isoform X1 — MASNVEEEVKQYASAGREESSEEQGEPAAVYNVSTAIQKNALEAMDMLQLEKQRVKEENEIFKEFFSKIMECGGDEYRQIIERGGLNLLQHKVQEIINPVGKAEREYGRGTTINSNHTCELEDEVAFYMSQCCEQREELTQVKEKLKLFEEENEDLQAEVGRQLFLQGKERRLRNICQSPSKYASGKSKPGRATGAWYSSSCTDVKLSDGAGLMEESEKLVEPFHNGEESCRRECCSPQESELLNEVLGSASGVDSKQCDEVEEGKEIFDSTEVDEEDKVCDNSNINSVNSDSEGAAVTFHTENVNGSNFFGDVDLSEERYDSASSLSQSFDVPSIGLESREKSWSPSSTGEQSESEKLKGACAANGKRDKEVTHDFSFPDGAETQFYANHHLNDTVDGADNLPERAQDSLKQEDLTSVNRDSPQRQNVSGARFTAQKDTATDQSDSHVSNQSKKWEHLGTRPRDRPPKIDRCPEPSLLNSLEDLAPQQGAGPVAYGVANTFLARHSEDKHLHESLYYTNAEKMLTENSSLQGASHVDSVINVTDSNKAQLYFGECQVPFRPDPYSQTYASLFPQTSGAFIGGNNSSNHVTELVESPSNCLYEREQHADEDCALVKTVPREREEREKSGQERQEHEFQPERAPQRQRDEREPQVAFRGQECQEALGRPIMCQEERYIGMPTTLVVDALDSTHNNAQAFVQGVRDASRRISAGNPQFRRCSVQEHYDQDASPAICTTCHRYRHLGPCGVGVQSCHDECCICQMDTSSGLHILQCSHRVHVECIVWLIQHNILNCPSCFGAFFPSS; from the exons ATGGCATCTAATGTTGAAGAGGAGGTAAAACAATATGCAAGTGCTGGTAGAGAGGAGTCCTCTGAAGAACAAGGAGAGCCAGCAGCAGTGTACAATGTTAGCACAGCTATTCAGAAAAATGCTTTGGAAGCTATGGACATGTTGCAATTGGAGAAACAAAGAGTTAAGGAGGagaatgaaatatttaaggAGTTTTTCAGTAAGATTATGGAATGTGGTGGAGATGAATATCGTCAAATAATAGAGAGAGGAG gtTTGAATTTACTTCAACATAAAGTGCAGGAGATCATAAATCCAGTTGGTAAAGCTGAAAGAGAGTATGGCCGAGGCACCACCATCAATAGCAACCATACCTGTGAATTGGAAGATGAAGTTGCATTCTACATGTCTCAGTGCTGTGAACAAAGAGAAGAATTAACACAAGTAAAAGAGAAGTTGAAGCTCTTTGAAGAGGAGAATGAAGATCTTCAAGCTGAAGTAGGAAGACAATTGTTTCTACAGGGCAAAGAAAGGCGCCTCAGAAATATTTGTCAGTCCCCCAGTAAATATGCAAGTGGAAAGAGTAAGCCTGGTAGAGCTACAGGTGCTTGGTATAGCTCTTCATGTACAGATGTTAAACTATCTGATGGTGCAGGTCTAATGGAGGAATCAG AGAAACTTGTTGAACCTTTTCACAATGGTGAGGAATCATGTAGACGGGAATGTTGTTCACCTCAAGAAAGTGAACTACTTAATGAAGTGTTGGGAAGTGCTTCTGGTGTCGATAGTAAACAATGTGATGAAGTGGAAGAAGGGAAAGAAATATTTGACAGCACTGAAGTTGATGAAGAGGACAAAGTGTGTGACAATTCCAACATAAACTCAGTTAACAGTGATAGTGAGGGAGCTGCTGTCACTTTTCATACAGAGAATGTGAATggatcaaatttttttggtgatGTGGATCTGTCAGAAGAGAGATATGATTCAGCCTCAAGCTTGTCTCAGTCATTTGATGTGCCAAGTATTGGATTGGAATCCCGAGAGAAGTCTTGGTCACCTTCATCTACAGGTGAACaatctgaaagtgaaaagcTGAAAGGAGCATGTGCTGCTAATGGCAAAAGGGACAAAGAAGTTACACATGATTTCTCTTTTCCTGATGGTGCAGAGACACAATTTTATGCTAATCATCACTTAAATGACACTGTAGATGGTGCAGATAATTTACCAGAGAGAGCCCAAGATAGTTTAAAGCAAGAAGACTTAACTAGTGTGAATCGAGATTCACCTCAGAGGCAAAATGTTTCAGGTGCAAGGTTCACTGCTCAAAAGGACACAGCAACAGATCAGTCTGACTCTCATGTGAGCAATCAGTCAAAGAAATGGGAGCATTTAGGGACCAGGCCAAGAGACAGACCTCCTAAAATAGACAGATGTCCAGAACCTTCTTTGCTAAACTCATTGGAAGACTTGGCCCCTCAACAAGGTGCTGGACCTGTGGCTTATGGAGTGGCCAACACATTCTTAGCGAGACACTCAGAAGACAAACATCTTCACGAAAGTTTATATTACACTAATGCAGAGAAGATGTTGACTGAGAATTCTTCATTACAAGGAGCTTCTCATGTAGATAGTGTGATAAACGTGACAGACTCAAATAAAGCTCAACTGTACTTTGGTGAATGTCAAGTTCCTTTCAGGCCAGATCCATATTCTCAAACATATGCATCATTGTTCCCTCAGACTAGTGGAGCATTTATTGGAGGAAATAATAGTTCAAACCATGTCACTGAGTTAGTGGAGTCTCCAAGCAACTGTCTGTATGAAAGGGAACAGCATGCTGATGAAGATTGTGCATTGGTGAAGACAGTGCCTAGGGAGagagaagaaagggaaaagTCTGGCCAAGAGAGACAAGAGCATGAATTCCAACCAGAAAGAGCACCACAGAGACAAAGGGATGAAAGGGAGCCACAGGTAGCCTTTAGGGGGCAAGAGTGTCAAGAGGCATTGGGAAGACCCATCATGTGTCAGGAG GAGAGGTATATTGGGATGCCAACCACCTTAGTTGTAGATGCATTAGACTCCACTCACAACAATGCTCAGGCCTTTGTACAGGGTGTTAGAGATGCAAGCAGGAGGATTTCAGCAGGGAACCCACAGTTCAGAAGATGTTCTGTTCAGGAACAT TATGATCAAGATGCTAGCCCTGCAATCTGTACAACTTGTCACAGGTATCGACATCT TGGACCATGCGGGGTAGGAGTTCAGAGCTGCCATGATGAGTGCTGCATCTGTCAGATG GATACATCTAGCGGTTTACATATTTTGCAGTGCTCACACAGGGTTCATGTGGAGTGTATTGTTTGGCTGATACAGCACAACAT atTAAATTGCCCATCTTGCTTTGGTGCCTTTTTTCCATCAAGTTAA